The Bdellovibrionales bacterium CG10_big_fil_rev_8_21_14_0_10_45_34 genome includes a window with the following:
- a CDS encoding flagellin FliC, which translates to MGLRISTNVASLNAQRNLRNSDQLMKTSMARLSSGYRINQAADDAAGLAISENLKAQIRGLKQASRNAQDGISLVQVAEGGLNEISSMIIRLRELAVQAASDTIGDTERKFIDVEYQQLKSEIQRIAEVTTYNGTDLLNGTGSIIDIQIGTHNDPFKDRISFNAGAANSSLLALGLTSESVGTKEGAQKSLTTADDAIVSVNAIRANFGALQNRLNSTINNLAIADENFSAANSRIRDTDVAAETAELTRNSILQQAGISVLQQANSMQSAALKLLG; encoded by the coding sequence ATGGGATTGCGCATTTCAACCAATGTCGCGTCGCTCAACGCACAGAGAAACTTAAGAAACTCTGATCAACTTATGAAGACATCGATGGCTCGATTGAGCTCTGGCTATCGAATCAACCAAGCTGCAGACGACGCAGCGGGATTGGCAATCAGTGAAAATCTGAAAGCACAAATCCGTGGTCTCAAGCAAGCTTCAAGAAACGCACAAGACGGAATTTCGCTCGTGCAGGTTGCCGAGGGTGGTCTCAACGAAATCAGTTCGATGATCATTCGCCTAAGGGAACTCGCCGTACAGGCAGCTTCTGATACTATTGGCGACACCGAACGAAAATTCATCGATGTCGAGTATCAACAACTCAAATCAGAAATTCAGCGTATTGCAGAAGTGACCACCTACAATGGCACCGATCTTCTCAATGGTACTGGCAGTATCATCGATATACAGATCGGAACTCACAATGATCCTTTCAAAGACAGAATATCTTTTAATGCAGGCGCAGCAAATTCCAGTTTGCTAGCACTGGGTTTAACCAGTGAATCGGTTGGTACCAAAGAAGGTGCGCAAAAAAGTTTGACGACCGCAGACGATGCCATTGTTTCTGTGAACGCGATACGAGCTAACTTTGGTGCGCTACAGAACCGACTTAATTCGACGATCAACAACTTGGCAATCGCGGATGAGAACTTTTCAGCAGCAAACAGTCGAATACGAGACACTGATGTCGCCGCTGAGACAGCCGAGCTAACAAGAAATTCTATCTTGCAGCAAGCGGGAATTTCAGTCCTGCAGCAAGCTAACTCAATGCAGTCTGCAGCACTCAAACTACTCGGTTAA
- a CDS encoding thymidylate synthase, translating into MQEYHGLLERILREGRERSDRTGTGTLSVFGHQSRYSLRGSFPLVTTKKVHFRSIVVELLWFLKGDTNIRFLKDNKVSIWNEWADENGDLGPVYGKQWRRWQKADGSEYDQITWLINEIKTNPTSRRLIVSAWNVGELDKMALPPCHSFFQFYVNDGELSCQLYQRSADAFLGVPFNIASYALLTLMVAQVCELKPGDFVHTLGDAHLYLNHLDQAKEQISRTHKMPPKVALNPEISSIFDFDLEDIVLVDYDPHPAIKAEVSV; encoded by the coding sequence ATGCAGGAGTATCATGGCCTACTTGAGAGAATTTTGCGCGAAGGAAGAGAGCGTAGTGATAGAACTGGCACAGGCACACTGAGTGTTTTCGGACACCAGAGTCGGTATAGTCTTCGAGGTTCATTTCCGCTTGTCACCACCAAAAAAGTTCATTTCCGTTCGATTGTTGTTGAGCTGCTTTGGTTTTTAAAAGGCGACACCAACATTCGGTTTTTGAAAGACAACAAGGTCTCTATTTGGAATGAATGGGCTGACGAAAACGGAGATCTTGGCCCAGTTTATGGTAAGCAGTGGCGGCGGTGGCAAAAGGCCGATGGTTCTGAGTACGATCAAATCACATGGCTCATCAATGAGATAAAAACTAACCCCACATCGCGAAGGCTTATTGTAAGCGCTTGGAATGTTGGTGAGCTCGACAAGATGGCACTTCCACCATGCCACTCTTTTTTTCAGTTTTACGTAAATGACGGAGAGCTTTCGTGTCAGCTCTATCAGCGCAGTGCCGACGCCTTCTTAGGAGTTCCATTCAACATTGCCAGCTACGCATTGCTGACATTGATGGTGGCGCAAGTGTGCGAATTAAAGCCGGGCGACTTTGTTCACACGCTAGGTGACGCCCACCTTTATCTGAATCATCTAGATCAGGCAAAGGAGCAAATTTCTCGAACGCACAAGATGCCTCCAAAGGTAGCTCTCAATCCGGAAATTTCGAGCATATTTGATTTTGATTTAGAAGATATTGTTTTGGTTGATTATGATCCACATCCTGCAATAAAGGCGGAAGTGAGCGTTTAA
- a CDS encoding flagellin FliC encodes MGLRINTNVAAINAQRNLAGTKLALDKSLERLSSGYRINRAGDDAAGLAISENLKAQMRGLKQASRNAQDGISLVQVAEGGLNEISSIMIRLRELAVQAASDTIGPVERQFLNVEYDQLVSEIDRIADGTEFNGNALLNGTGAILDFQVGTRNDPAIDRITFDGSKADSNAAALGINLTSVADKASAQNSLSAIDTAIVSVSAMRADFGAIQNRLQSTTNNLAISLENMAAANSRIRDVDVAEETSEMTRNNILLQAGTSVLAQANQSTRTALQLLNQTFS; translated from the coding sequence ATGGGACTTAGAATTAATACAAACGTCGCTGCGATAAATGCGCAGCGAAACTTGGCGGGGACTAAACTAGCCCTCGACAAGAGTCTAGAGCGGTTATCCTCAGGATACCGCATTAATCGCGCCGGAGACGATGCTGCCGGTCTTGCGATCAGTGAAAACCTCAAAGCACAAATGAGAGGTCTCAAACAGGCTTCTCGAAATGCTCAAGACGGGATTTCATTGGTGCAGGTCGCAGAGGGTGGTCTCAACGAGATCAGCTCTATCATGATTCGTCTTCGCGAACTCGCCGTACAGGCCGCCTCAGACACGATTGGGCCTGTAGAAAGACAGTTTCTGAACGTTGAATATGATCAACTTGTTTCAGAAATTGATCGTATTGCAGACGGTACTGAATTCAACGGGAACGCCCTTCTTAACGGAACCGGAGCCATTCTCGACTTTCAGGTCGGTACGCGAAACGATCCGGCGATTGACCGAATCACGTTTGATGGCTCAAAAGCCGATTCGAACGCAGCTGCACTTGGCATTAATTTAACAAGTGTCGCAGACAAAGCATCAGCGCAGAATTCTTTGAGCGCCATTGATACGGCGATCGTAAGTGTTTCAGCGATGCGTGCAGATTTTGGAGCAATTCAAAATCGTCTGCAATCAACAACCAATAATTTGGCGATCTCTCTGGAGAATATGGCAGCAGCCAATAGCCGAATACGGGATGTTGATGTTGCTGAAGAAACGTCAGAAATGACCAGGAATAATATATTGTTACAAGCGGGTACTTCGGTACTTGCTCAAGCCAATCAGTCGACGCGGACTGCACTTCAGCTCCTGAACCAAACATTTAGTTAA
- a CDS encoding hydrolase has product MEIRDPVHGSIELTPVEGAIVDSPFFQRLREIKQLGFGEYSYPGATHNRYIHSLGVCHLAGEAFDVIFRGFSFKVKQNKWKFRQALRLAALLHDIGHGPLSHTSEECMPLKSELGFPGKGKADHEDYTQKIILDSELTQVIEGNFVDIPPSAVACLLSPTLACDSIFFIDDGLDFRPILSQLVSSELDVDRMDYLVRDSYFCGTDYGKIELEWLISNLNYHLIENKLHLAINRGALYTFDDFLISRHHMYLMVYFHHKAIVFDEMLLKYLTSKDCDYHIPADLSRYVRYTDQHIYEHIKSSKNPWAVRIATRQPYKRLFEIHETQPSADVARIQSELQREGIDLIHSSSIARLSKYHTSLGTEGKHQIFVVDPYNNFQPPYPLEAATDIFRMYEKSRNIERIYVAPEDLDRARKVLTKSLQRT; this is encoded by the coding sequence TTGGAAATCAGAGATCCCGTACATGGTTCTATAGAGTTAACCCCTGTTGAGGGTGCTATTGTTGACTCCCCATTTTTTCAAAGACTGCGAGAAATAAAACAGCTCGGCTTTGGCGAATACTCTTATCCTGGGGCGACACACAATCGCTATATACATTCTTTAGGAGTTTGCCATTTAGCCGGCGAAGCATTTGATGTTATTTTTCGAGGATTTTCATTCAAAGTGAAACAAAATAAGTGGAAGTTCCGGCAGGCACTTCGACTGGCAGCTCTACTTCATGATATTGGACACGGGCCGCTTAGTCACACGTCCGAAGAATGTATGCCATTAAAGAGCGAACTGGGCTTTCCTGGCAAAGGCAAAGCCGACCACGAAGACTACACACAAAAAATCATTCTCGATTCTGAGCTCACTCAGGTTATCGAAGGGAATTTTGTTGATATACCGCCATCAGCCGTTGCCTGTCTTTTGAGTCCGACACTTGCCTGCGACTCGATTTTTTTTATAGATGATGGTTTAGATTTTCGGCCAATTCTCAGTCAACTTGTAAGCAGTGAACTCGATGTCGATCGTATGGATTACCTAGTTCGCGACTCCTATTTTTGCGGAACTGACTACGGCAAAATTGAACTTGAATGGCTTATCTCAAATTTAAATTATCACTTGATAGAAAATAAACTCCACTTAGCAATAAATCGAGGCGCTCTTTATACATTTGACGACTTCTTGATTTCTCGTCACCATATGTACCTCATGGTTTATTTTCATCACAAAGCCATTGTTTTTGATGAAATGCTTTTAAAATATCTGACTTCTAAAGATTGCGACTATCATATCCCAGCAGATTTAAGTCGCTATGTGCGTTACACAGATCAACATATTTACGAGCACATCAAAAGTTCGAAGAACCCTTGGGCCGTAAGGATTGCAACACGCCAGCCCTATAAAAGACTTTTTGAGATTCATGAGACTCAGCCTTCTGCCGATGTCGCCCGCATTCAGTCGGAGCTTCAGCGCGAAGGAATAGATTTGATTCATTCAAGCTCCATTGCACGACTTTCGAAGTATCACACCTCTTTGGGAACAGAGGGAAAACACCAAATTTTTGTCGTAGATCCCTACAACAACTTTCAGCCGCCCTACCCGCTTGAAGCCGCCACGGACATTTTTAGAATGTACGAAAAGAGCCGAAATATTGAAAGAATCTATGTAGCCCCCGAAGACCTCGACCGCGCTCGCAAAGTTTTAACGAAATCATTGCAACGGACTTAA
- a CDS encoding dihydrofolate reductase, translating into MIAAMSKNRVIGANNQLPWHIPEDLKFFRAKTKGHICIMGRKTWESIGAKPLPHRYIIVVTSSSIGSHDLASAVGSVDEAVVKAKGLIGKYPDEIMVCGGSQIYNLFLPTCDRIYLTLIDREYSGDSYFPEFDENRFRLVESRKGGGTQPDYVFNTYERTSLVQRD; encoded by the coding sequence ATGATAGCTGCCATGAGTAAAAATAGGGTTATCGGGGCCAACAACCAGTTACCGTGGCATATTCCGGAGGATTTGAAATTCTTCCGTGCAAAAACAAAGGGTCATATTTGTATCATGGGAAGAAAAACATGGGAATCCATAGGTGCAAAGCCGCTTCCGCACAGATATATTATTGTCGTTACCAGCTCGTCCATTGGCAGTCATGATTTAGCCTCAGCAGTAGGAAGTGTCGATGAGGCAGTGGTGAAGGCTAAGGGTCTCATCGGCAAATATCCCGATGAGATAATGGTTTGCGGTGGGTCTCAGATTTACAATCTGTTTCTACCAACTTGCGACCGCATTTATCTGACCCTCATTGACAGGGAGTATTCAGGTGATAGCTATTTTCCCGAGTTTGATGAGAACAGGTTCCGTCTCGTTGAGAGCCGAAAAGGCGGGGGAACACAGCCCGACTATGTCTTCAATACCTACGAGCGGACTTCGTTGGTACAGAGGGATTAA
- a CDS encoding MFS transporter, which produces MTLETGIRKWACLRVCNLDFKSTEGEDLAAKSKKGSLFVVFFTIFIDLVGFGIIIPLSPYIATKFQASSFEVGLLMSVFSLLQFIAAPFWGSLSDRIGRRPVMLTSIVGIFLSYLMFAFSQTLTGLFVSRVLAGLFSANISTATAIIADLTEENERSKNMGLVGAAFGLGFVFGPAIGGFLTLAGENFGSQPPFGMSFAALGAGIIALINFGLAFFLLPETNRRILALKEKSPSSLESPHNSISSKFRLRDHRWNLITTSLKTPVLGSLLIIFFLASLAMAHMESTLGLFVKEDRGWGVSDASFAFTYVGVCMVVMQGFLIRKLMPKFGERNLLASGLILAALGLMTLGYSTHIGFLVLSITALAFGTGMVNPCVLGGISIIAKSNVQGGVMGATHSLSALGRILGPVFGGWLYGAVGKTSPFLIGGGLMLVALAIVVANWGTMPSKGKNP; this is translated from the coding sequence CTGACACTAGAAACTGGAATTCGCAAGTGGGCTTGTTTGCGCGTGTGCAACTTGGATTTTAAATCTACAGAAGGTGAAGATTTGGCAGCGAAAAGTAAAAAGGGATCCCTATTTGTCGTATTTTTTACCATTTTTATAGATCTTGTCGGTTTTGGCATCATCATTCCGCTCAGTCCCTATATCGCTACAAAATTTCAGGCGAGCAGTTTTGAAGTTGGTCTGTTGATGAGTGTGTTTTCGCTCCTGCAGTTTATTGCGGCGCCTTTTTGGGGCAGCCTCAGTGATCGCATAGGACGAAGGCCAGTGATGTTGACAAGTATAGTGGGTATTTTTCTTTCGTACTTAATGTTTGCATTTTCTCAAACCCTCACCGGACTTTTCGTTTCTAGAGTTTTGGCGGGGCTCTTTAGCGCCAACATCTCAACGGCTACAGCGATAATAGCCGATCTCACAGAAGAGAATGAACGATCGAAAAATATGGGGCTAGTAGGAGCCGCTTTTGGTTTGGGTTTTGTGTTTGGTCCAGCGATTGGTGGATTCTTGACCTTAGCGGGTGAAAACTTCGGAAGTCAGCCCCCTTTCGGAATGAGCTTTGCGGCTCTTGGCGCAGGCATAATTGCCTTGATCAATTTTGGTTTGGCGTTCTTTCTTCTGCCCGAAACCAACCGCCGAATATTGGCTCTTAAAGAGAAGAGCCCGAGCTCCTTAGAATCACCACATAATAGCATCAGTTCTAAGTTTCGTTTGCGAGATCATAGATGGAATTTGATAACAACTTCTTTAAAGACGCCTGTATTAGGATCTCTGCTCATCATATTTTTTCTGGCAAGTTTGGCGATGGCGCACATGGAATCGACGCTTGGTCTTTTTGTAAAAGAAGATAGGGGTTGGGGCGTGAGTGATGCAAGTTTTGCCTTTACTTATGTTGGTGTTTGCATGGTTGTCATGCAGGGGTTTTTAATTAGAAAGCTTATGCCTAAATTCGGAGAGCGAAATTTGTTGGCGAGCGGTTTGATATTGGCGGCCTTGGGGCTCATGACTTTAGGATATAGCACTCACATTGGTTTTTTGGTGTTGTCTATAACGGCGTTGGCTTTTGGAACTGGAATGGTAAACCCTTGCGTGCTTGGCGGTATCAGCATAATTGCAAAAAGTAATGTGCAAGGTGGTGTTATGGGCGCTACCCATTCTCTATCAGCGCTCGGCCGAATACTCGGACCGGTTTTTGGTGGATGGCTTTATGGAGCCGTTGGCAAAACTTCACCCTTTTTGATCGGCGGTGGGCTTATGCTAGTTGCGCTCGCCATCGTTGTCGCCAATTGGGGTACGATGCCCTCGAAAGGCAAAAACCCCTGA
- the acs gene encoding acetate--CoA ligase: protein MKITSLSQETRTFHPPEKFVSSALIKTRAELEKLYEMANTDAERFWKELAQKELIWDRPFDSVLNWRPPFAEWFTGGTLNASVQALDRHKNTPQWHHPAIHWFSETGEDKKISYKELYELTCKTANALTRLGVKKGEVVTIYMPLVPEAIATMLACSRIGAIHSVVFAGFSAEALKDRLLDAKSKVVVTADGARRRGQIIDLKSEVDKAVVSLEAIEKVLVFEHVGTKPKMNQRDILWKEIVEVQPHEFTAAEMQSEDPLFILYTSGTTGKPKGILHTTAGYLLWTKVSHEWVFDIKPSDVYWCTADIGWITGHSYLVYGPLQNGCTCVVFEGAPNYPDWGQFWRIIEKSKTTIFYTAPTAIRACAAQGDEWPQKFDLSSLRLLGTVGEPINPEAWMWFYKIIGNEKCPIVDTWWQTETGGIMIAPIPAVTPLKPGSCTKPLPGIQAKVLTQEGNDCETNHGGLLVVDKPWPSMLRGIWGDPQRFEKTYWSQFKAKYFTGDGARIDSDGFFWLLGRVDDVLNVSGHRLSTAEIESALVAHASVAESAVVARPDDLKGQAIVAFVSLKNSEKTFSAPDLIHALKGHVVKEIGALARPEEIIIVDQLPKTRSGKIMRRLLREIATHGKVQGDLTTLENANAINEIIEKNTGIAEE, encoded by the coding sequence ATGAAGATAACTAGCCTGTCACAAGAGACAAGAACCTTTCATCCGCCAGAAAAGTTTGTAAGTTCGGCGCTTATCAAAACTCGCGCTGAGCTCGAAAAACTCTACGAAATGGCAAATACCGATGCAGAGAGGTTTTGGAAAGAACTTGCTCAAAAGGAGCTAATTTGGGACCGCCCATTTGACTCCGTGCTCAACTGGCGCCCGCCTTTTGCGGAATGGTTCACTGGAGGCACTTTGAATGCGTCAGTGCAGGCACTCGATCGACATAAAAACACACCGCAATGGCATCACCCTGCAATTCATTGGTTTTCAGAAACTGGCGAAGACAAAAAAATCTCGTACAAAGAACTCTACGAGCTCACTTGTAAAACTGCTAATGCGCTCACCCGGCTGGGTGTCAAAAAAGGCGAGGTCGTTACTATCTATATGCCTCTTGTGCCCGAGGCAATTGCGACGATGCTTGCTTGCTCTCGCATTGGGGCTATACATTCTGTTGTTTTCGCTGGATTTAGCGCTGAAGCACTCAAAGATCGCCTGCTTGATGCAAAATCAAAAGTAGTGGTCACAGCAGATGGAGCTCGTCGGCGCGGGCAAATCATTGATTTAAAGTCAGAGGTAGATAAAGCCGTAGTCTCACTTGAAGCCATCGAAAAGGTGCTTGTTTTTGAACACGTGGGAACAAAACCGAAAATGAACCAACGAGATATTCTCTGGAAAGAAATTGTCGAAGTTCAACCCCATGAGTTCACCGCCGCAGAAATGCAAAGCGAAGACCCACTCTTCATACTCTACACTTCAGGGACGACAGGAAAACCCAAGGGCATATTACACACAACCGCCGGCTATTTGCTTTGGACGAAAGTATCCCATGAGTGGGTGTTTGATATTAAACCGAGTGACGTCTATTGGTGCACGGCTGATATTGGGTGGATAACAGGTCATTCCTATTTGGTTTATGGCCCCCTTCAAAATGGTTGCACCTGCGTGGTCTTTGAGGGTGCACCAAACTATCCGGACTGGGGACAGTTCTGGAGAATCATTGAGAAATCTAAAACAACAATATTCTACACGGCTCCAACAGCTATCAGAGCTTGCGCTGCACAAGGCGACGAGTGGCCCCAAAAATTTGATCTTAGCAGCCTGCGGCTGCTTGGTACCGTTGGCGAACCTATCAACCCCGAAGCCTGGATGTGGTTTTATAAAATTATCGGCAATGAGAAATGCCCGATAGTAGATACTTGGTGGCAAACCGAAACTGGCGGAATTATGATAGCGCCCATTCCTGCAGTTACTCCGCTTAAGCCAGGAAGCTGCACAAAACCACTGCCTGGCATTCAAGCAAAAGTACTTACCCAAGAAGGCAACGATTGCGAAACTAATCACGGAGGTCTTCTTGTTGTTGATAAACCTTGGCCCAGTATGCTGCGAGGTATTTGGGGAGATCCGCAAAGGTTCGAGAAAACTTATTGGAGTCAGTTTAAAGCAAAGTACTTCACCGGTGATGGAGCGCGAATAGATAGCGATGGATTCTTTTGGCTTCTGGGACGGGTCGATGATGTTCTTAATGTGAGCGGGCACCGGCTGAGCACAGCAGAGATTGAAAGCGCGCTCGTTGCCCACGCCTCAGTAGCCGAAAGCGCCGTCGTGGCTAGACCCGATGATCTTAAAGGCCAGGCCATTGTTGCTTTTGTTTCTTTAAAGAACTCAGAAAAGACTTTCAGCGCCCCTGACTTGATTCATGCGCTTAAAGGGCACGTAGTGAAAGAGATCGGAGCACTTGCACGACCTGAGGAAATAATAATTGTAGATCAACTACCAAAGACACGCTCTGGTAAGATTATGAGACGTCTTTTGCGAGAAATTGCCACCCACGGAAAAGTTCAAGGTGATTTGACAACGCTTGAGAATGCAAATGCAATTAACGAGATAATTGAAAAAAACACCGGCATTGCGGAGGAATAA
- a CDS encoding response regulator produces MFPVESKILIVDDAQTILAQMRIYLSESGYKNVISAKNLRGAIENFEKADAESAYFQLVLCDINMPGGSGIDFLKFIRKHPKHRETPFIMFTAEAEKSVITEAIAAGVDGYMLKPFSKAQLLQKMADAWKSVEKKKTA; encoded by the coding sequence ATGTTTCCGGTCGAATCAAAGATACTCATTGTTGACGATGCTCAAACTATTTTGGCGCAAATGCGAATTTACCTAAGTGAAAGTGGCTACAAGAATGTAATTTCAGCAAAAAACTTAAGAGGCGCCATCGAAAACTTTGAAAAGGCTGACGCTGAAAGCGCGTACTTTCAATTGGTTTTGTGTGACATCAATATGCCAGGCGGAAGTGGAATCGATTTTTTAAAGTTTATCCGCAAACACCCTAAGCACAGAGAAACCCCTTTTATCATGTTTACAGCCGAAGCCGAGAAGTCGGTGATAACAGAAGCAATTGCTGCAGGGGTAGATGGTTATATGCTTAAGCCATTTTCAAAGGCGCAACTCCTCCAAAAGATGGCAGATGCATGGAAGTCCGTTGAAAAGAAGAAAACGGCGTAA
- a CDS encoding ubiquinone biosynthesis protein, with product MAIYTVGKQLGQTIRGAARLRKIVAVFASHGFQNIIERVELGRFLFKKSDQKLEHLSVAERLRLAFEQLGPTFVKLGQLLATRPDLVPKEVVEEFKRFHDQVQPIEFRAVERVLNKAYGNYTKVFQEINETPLASASIAQVHEATLIGGHKVVIKVQRPGITQIIENDLNALYTIAGLLNRYIPEIRVFNPETIVDEFFSTLQLETNFIIEANNIRRFRQNFAHRPNIKIPHVFSEFSSAEVLVMEKIEGIPLSHLEGQEPAGFQPENVVKTGLRAFFQMVFEDRFFHGDLHAGNLFLLPDGRIGLIDFGVVGRLTERTRDSIADMLMGLAYEDYELFANTLVDIAPYSENIDPDKFAKQLRDLIGPYFGLSFKQVNLGRLLMDSTSVAAANGVQVPSDLMLFLKSMVTVEGMGRLIIDDFDLLQSSLEFAQDIAKTRYDPERITKDFVQIAKDSASLAAQLPRQLKQALRRWNNPSYAHKIRIEGFGDLKRTIETGSNLLFLSLIIGALIVGGSMTFSSPTAAGPFGVPWVSLIQFG from the coding sequence GTGGCAATATACACCGTGGGAAAACAACTAGGTCAGACGATAAGGGGAGCCGCAAGACTCCGAAAAATCGTCGCCGTGTTCGCTAGCCACGGCTTTCAGAATATCATTGAGCGAGTTGAGCTAGGACGATTCCTTTTTAAAAAATCAGACCAAAAGCTTGAGCATCTTTCAGTTGCTGAGAGACTTAGGTTAGCCTTTGAACAACTCGGCCCCACCTTTGTTAAACTAGGACAGCTACTAGCTACGCGCCCCGACTTGGTGCCGAAAGAGGTTGTTGAAGAATTCAAAAGATTTCATGACCAAGTGCAGCCCATAGAGTTCCGAGCTGTTGAGCGTGTACTTAACAAAGCCTACGGCAATTACACAAAGGTTTTTCAAGAAATTAATGAAACCCCGCTAGCATCGGCAAGCATTGCTCAAGTTCACGAAGCAACTTTGATTGGTGGGCACAAAGTTGTGATTAAGGTTCAGCGGCCCGGAATAACTCAGATCATCGAGAACGATCTTAATGCACTTTATACTATCGCCGGTCTGCTTAATCGCTACATTCCTGAAATAAGAGTGTTTAATCCAGAGACCATCGTCGATGAGTTTTTTAGCACGCTTCAACTTGAAACGAACTTTATTATTGAGGCGAACAATATTCGGCGGTTTCGGCAAAATTTTGCTCACCGACCAAACATAAAGATTCCTCACGTGTTTTCGGAGTTCTCAAGCGCAGAAGTTCTGGTGATGGAAAAAATCGAGGGTATCCCGCTATCGCATTTAGAAGGTCAAGAGCCGGCGGGTTTTCAGCCGGAAAACGTCGTCAAAACGGGGCTTCGTGCATTCTTTCAGATGGTCTTTGAAGATCGATTTTTTCATGGTGATCTTCATGCCGGAAATCTATTTCTTTTGCCAGATGGTCGCATCGGCTTGATTGACTTTGGAGTTGTCGGCAGGCTCACAGAGCGCACTCGAGACTCTATAGCTGATATGTTAATGGGCCTTGCGTATGAGGATTACGAGCTTTTTGCAAACACGTTGGTAGACATAGCTCCGTACTCTGAAAATATAGATCCTGATAAATTCGCCAAACAGCTGCGGGATCTTATCGGCCCTTATTTTGGATTGAGTTTTAAACAAGTAAATCTTGGGCGGCTTCTGATGGATTCCACTTCTGTAGCGGCGGCCAATGGAGTGCAGGTTCCTTCGGATCTTATGTTGTTTTTGAAGTCGATGGTGACAGTAGAAGGAATGGGTCGTTTGATTATAGACGATTTTGATCTGCTTCAAAGCTCGTTAGAGTTTGCGCAAGATATTGCAAAGACTCGCTATGACCCCGAAAGAATCACAAAAGACTTTGTTCAAATCGCGAAGGATTCGGCGAGCCTCGCTGCTCAACTACCTCGGCAGCTCAAGCAGGCTTTGAGGCGATGGAACAATCCTAGCTACGCTCACAAAATTCGCATAGAAGGATTTGGAGATTTAAAAAGAACAATAGAAACAGGTTCAAATCTACTTTTTCTTTCGCTCATTATTGGAGCCCTCATAGTTGGCGGCTCAATGACCTTCAGTAGTCCCACAGCAGCCGGACCCTTCGGTGTACCCTGGGTCTCTTTGATACAATTCGG